The Halomicronema hongdechloris C2206 genome includes a window with the following:
- a CDS encoding DUF3110 domain-containing protein: MMVYVLLFNARTENEGIHTLKVSDRNVVLMFENEDDATRFGLMLEAQDFPEAAVEAFDAEDIEEFCQTAGYECKLVPEGTLAVPPENMVDRTDWDPDGRPAEATSPTADNAEEFSQAELDSIRQRLEGLL; the protein is encoded by the coding sequence ATGATGGTGTACGTGCTGCTCTTCAATGCCCGCACCGAGAACGAAGGGATTCACACGCTAAAAGTCAGCGATCGCAACGTCGTTCTCATGTTCGAGAATGAAGACGATGCTACCCGTTTTGGGCTGATGTTGGAGGCTCAAGACTTTCCAGAAGCGGCGGTGGAAGCCTTTGACGCCGAAGACATTGAAGAATTCTGTCAGACCGCTGGCTATGAGTGCAAGTTGGTGCCCGAGGGCACCCTGGCTGTGCCTCCCGAGAATATGGTTGACCGCACCGATTGGGATCCAGACGGTCGGCCGGCTGAGGCTACCAGCCCCACTGCAGATAATGCCGAAGAGTTCTCCCAGGCGGAACTAGACAGCATTCGCCAACGGCTGGAAGGCTTGTTGTAG
- the murQ gene encoding N-acetylmuramic acid 6-phosphate etherase — MSPSDIHDRGYLLTEQSNPRSRQLDQLSSLELVDLFNQEDQHTLAAIAAARESLATAIDRIALALGQGGQLFYIGAGTSGRLGVLDAAECPPTFCTSPELVQGILAGGTTALVKSSEGLEDVAADGAAAMAERQVGPHDVVVGISAGGTTPYVHGALAAARQRGATTIFLACVPADQVPATVDVDIRLLVGPELLAGSTRLKAGTATKMALNILSTGAMVRLGKVYGNRMVDVAVTNQKLQDRALRILGDLTGLEREQAAKLLVQSGQRVKLALLMHWADLAADTADALLAQHQGDLRQALQVAAVSPPIL; from the coding sequence ATGAGCCCCTCTGATATCCACGATCGGGGCTACCTGCTCACCGAGCAGAGTAATCCCCGCAGTCGCCAACTGGACCAACTCTCTTCCCTAGAGTTGGTGGACCTGTTCAACCAGGAAGATCAACATACCCTGGCCGCCATTGCTGCTGCCCGTGAGTCCCTAGCCACCGCCATCGATCGCATTGCCCTGGCCCTGGGGCAGGGGGGGCAGTTGTTCTATATCGGAGCGGGGACCAGTGGTCGCCTCGGGGTACTAGACGCCGCCGAGTGTCCCCCCACCTTCTGCACCTCGCCCGAGCTTGTCCAGGGTATCCTGGCTGGGGGCACAACGGCGCTGGTTAAGAGTTCTGAAGGCCTGGAGGATGTGGCCGCCGATGGAGCTGCGGCTATGGCCGAGCGCCAGGTGGGCCCCCATGATGTCGTGGTGGGTATCAGCGCCGGCGGCACCACTCCCTATGTCCACGGTGCATTGGCAGCTGCTCGCCAACGGGGAGCGACGACGATTTTTCTGGCCTGTGTGCCCGCAGATCAGGTACCAGCCACGGTAGATGTAGACATCCGCCTGCTGGTGGGACCGGAACTGTTGGCGGGCTCCACCCGACTCAAGGCCGGCACCGCCACCAAGATGGCCCTGAACATTCTGTCGACGGGGGCCATGGTGCGGCTGGGTAAGGTCTATGGCAACCGCATGGTGGATGTGGCCGTGACCAATCAAAAATTACAGGATCGGGCCCTGCGTATCCTGGGAGATCTGACTGGGCTGGAGCGAGAGCAGGCTGCCAAATTGCTGGTGCAAAGTGGCCAGCGGGTGAAGCTGGCTCTGCTGATGCACTGGGCTGACTTGGCCGCCGACACGGCTGATGCTCTGCTGGCGCAACATCAGGGCGACCTGCGCCAGGCCCTGCAGGTGGCGGCGGTATCGCCACCAATCCTCTAG
- a CDS encoding DUF565 domain-containing protein, whose protein sequence is MQRTRLNTLVVTLTTQLSLWLVNPWRRLSVVLISLLLGHFFGVAIAAYTGQAAEQDILIAAILVVVTEVISRWIYRQPLAAGTRRSVLSEAVNAFKLGLTYSLFVEAFKLGS, encoded by the coding sequence ATGCAGCGGACTCGTCTCAATACCTTGGTCGTGACCCTGACGACACAGCTGTCGCTCTGGTTGGTGAACCCATGGCGCCGGCTGTCGGTAGTGCTCATCAGCCTGTTGCTGGGTCACTTTTTCGGCGTTGCGATCGCAGCTTACACCGGTCAAGCTGCCGAGCAGGATATTCTGATCGCGGCCATTTTGGTGGTGGTGACGGAGGTGATCAGTCGGTGGATTTACCGACAGCCGCTGGCGGCAGGAACGCGGCGATCGGTGTTGTCAGAAGCCGTCAATGCCTTCAAGTTAGGACTCACCTATAGCCTCTTCGTAGAGGCCTTCAAGCTAGGCAGCTAG
- a CDS encoding pentapeptide repeat-containing protein: protein MAHPSPHHPPRLLALRPASAQKVGLHPLLWRRLLAWGIEVALLVGSIGVPVQLGLWANNTEAQKVALAPPLRWTQTAIARTLALPKRHLYSEVSPLTNGLWSMAVGLPLVFIGSQLYSSAQTGRPLTKRWVGLQVMVLTGNRPGSWRILLRSAGRWVGPLGLAYGGWYAIGAFPQLGILGGLTLLALTGQGLTVVMGKGRGWHDRLAGTVVTGSEAAQFPDQLPMASSPGEDSPEVTAISGGKVSQPDSVATASGLTYRVLGPQASGLTMGRHWRLGIGACLLLATIALGGLWLRTREQARQTDYVFLSLVDTLSQPGTPPAEQQAAVLALANSGDPRAVALLVDWLAQADTPADWQILHQALVSIGVEALPPLHRLNQTLGAEIGASSSPPDATERGRQQVVKQTLAELLALADGVAGVDLSQAYLGQVSQGADTFSLVLEQQNLAGLHWRGTVLTGARLSQSRFSGPGPDGHLDTYDDWVADLRGADLTEADLSRADLAQVPLSGASLLRANLNGVQATYADFSGANLGGAELVAAQLEQAILLGARMTGADLTNANLAGAELERARLNQVAASGVNLSRVNATRAEMQEADLTGADLTRAVLIAADLTRAQLRGADLRNADLRQANLRGADLRQVLLPGAKLAGVDMAGARFGDETRRTDPESFIAKDTQVAKTDRFQGIDFSQVRNLDAQQLRFICAQGGQHPACSRDPS from the coding sequence ATGGCGCATCCCTCTCCCCATCATCCCCCCAGACTATTGGCACTACGACCGGCGTCCGCGCAGAAGGTAGGGCTGCATCCCCTACTATGGCGACGATTGCTGGCCTGGGGAATCGAGGTGGCCTTGTTGGTGGGGAGCATTGGGGTGCCGGTGCAGCTGGGGCTATGGGCCAATAACACCGAAGCGCAAAAGGTTGCCTTGGCCCCGCCGCTGCGGTGGACGCAAACTGCGATCGCACGTACCCTAGCCTTGCCTAAACGTCACCTCTATAGCGAAGTTAGCCCTCTCACCAACGGGCTCTGGTCTATGGCAGTGGGGTTGCCACTAGTATTTATCGGCAGCCAACTGTATAGCTCGGCTCAGACCGGCCGCCCCCTGACCAAGCGTTGGGTGGGCCTGCAGGTGATGGTGCTAACCGGCAATAGACCAGGAAGCTGGCGAATCTTACTGCGATCGGCAGGACGTTGGGTCGGCCCCTTGGGACTGGCCTATGGGGGATGGTACGCCATCGGGGCATTTCCGCAGCTAGGCATCCTCGGGGGCCTAACCCTGCTGGCCTTGACCGGGCAGGGTCTGACTGTGGTCATGGGCAAGGGGCGCGGCTGGCATGATCGTCTAGCGGGCACCGTGGTGACAGGGAGTGAAGCGGCCCAATTCCCTGACCAGCTGCCGATGGCAAGTAGCCCCGGTGAGGATTCCCCCGAAGTGACCGCAATTAGCGGCGGCAAAGTCTCTCAGCCTGACAGCGTCGCCACTGCCAGTGGCCTCACCTATCGTGTCCTGGGTCCCCAGGCTAGTGGCCTCACCATGGGACGGCATTGGCGTTTGGGGATCGGGGCCTGTTTACTGCTGGCCACCATCGCCCTAGGAGGCCTATGGCTGCGAACTCGGGAGCAGGCCCGGCAGACTGACTATGTGTTTCTATCGCTGGTAGATACCCTCTCCCAACCGGGGACGCCACCCGCAGAGCAACAGGCTGCCGTGCTAGCTCTTGCCAACAGCGGTGATCCTCGGGCAGTAGCCCTGTTAGTCGATTGGCTAGCCCAGGCTGACACCCCAGCAGATTGGCAGATTCTGCACCAGGCATTGGTGAGCATTGGGGTAGAGGCGTTGCCCCCCCTGCATCGCCTCAATCAGACCCTAGGAGCCGAGATCGGGGCGTCATCATCTCCACCCGATGCCACAGAACGGGGACGGCAGCAGGTTGTGAAGCAAACCCTGGCCGAACTCTTAGCCCTAGCGGATGGGGTGGCAGGAGTAGACCTGAGCCAGGCGTATCTAGGCCAAGTGAGCCAAGGGGCAGACACCTTTTCATTGGTGCTGGAACAGCAGAACCTGGCCGGATTGCACTGGCGGGGAACGGTATTGACCGGGGCTCGCCTCAGTCAAAGTCGCTTCTCAGGGCCGGGACCCGATGGTCATCTCGATACCTATGACGATTGGGTAGCTGATCTGCGCGGCGCCGACCTCACCGAGGCTGATTTGAGCCGGGCTGATTTGGCGCAGGTGCCGTTATCGGGAGCTAGCCTACTGCGGGCCAACCTAAATGGGGTACAAGCCACCTATGCCGATTTCAGCGGCGCCAATTTAGGTGGGGCCGAGCTGGTGGCGGCTCAATTGGAGCAAGCGATACTGCTGGGAGCCCGGATGACCGGGGCAGATTTGACCAATGCCAATTTGGCCGGGGCCGAGCTAGAACGGGCCCGGCTCAACCAGGTTGCCGCCTCCGGGGTCAATTTAAGCCGGGTCAATGCCACCCGGGCTGAGATGCAGGAGGCGGATCTAACCGGAGCCGATCTGACCCGGGCGGTGCTCATCGCTGCCGACCTGACCCGAGCCCAGCTGCGAGGAGCTGATTTGAGGAACGCGGATCTGCGTCAAGCCAATCTACGGGGGGCAGATTTACGTCAGGTCCTCTTGCCGGGGGCTAAACTGGCCGGGGTCGATATGGCTGGGGCCCGCTTCGGTGACGAGACCCGCCGAACCGATCCGGAGTCTTTCATCGCCAAGGATACGCAGGTGGCGAAGACAGATCGGTTTCAGGGGATAGACTTTTCCCAGGTGCGCAACTTAGACGCTCAACAACTGCGGTTTATCTGTGCCCAGGGGGGGCAGCATCCGGCCTGCTCCCGTGACCCGTCTTAA
- a CDS encoding glycosyltransferase, with protein MNNAPGPSTTSPAYVFLFLEVFSCEGGIQSYVRDILTAYLKQPHPLPAEVLLLRDGPDCENPLEGVALHFTYLASHWPSLGRFKLVVGLTYYLLRYRPRHIICGHIRLVQLVAGLCRWFRLPYTVMTYGKEVWHPLPTAERAALQGAARIWTISRYSRDRACRANDLQASKVRMLPCVVDGEVFTPGPKSAELVERYGLGAGSVLMTVARLWSGDIYKGVDVTIRALPAIASAIPDVKYLVIGRGDDQPRLARLAQDLGVADRVVFAGFVPTADLADHYRLADAYIMPSQEGFGIVYLEAMACGVPVLAGDDDGSADPLQDGRLGWQVPHRDPEAVAAACIEILKGNDRRCQGEWLRQEVLAHFSAEALTRRLTELLTDLPT; from the coding sequence GTGAATAACGCTCCAGGTCCATCGACAACATCTCCGGCCTATGTCTTCCTATTCTTGGAGGTTTTCTCCTGTGAAGGGGGGATTCAATCTTACGTTAGGGATATCTTAACGGCCTATCTGAAGCAGCCGCACCCCTTGCCTGCTGAGGTGTTGCTGCTGCGGGATGGTCCTGATTGTGAGAATCCTCTAGAAGGTGTGGCCTTGCACTTTACCTATTTGGCCAGTCATTGGCCTAGCCTGGGGCGATTCAAGTTGGTGGTGGGACTCACTTATTATCTGCTGCGCTATCGGCCTCGGCATATTATCTGTGGGCATATTCGCCTGGTGCAGTTGGTGGCGGGGTTATGCCGCTGGTTCCGGTTGCCCTATACCGTTATGACCTATGGCAAGGAGGTCTGGCACCCGTTGCCAACGGCTGAGCGGGCTGCCTTACAGGGAGCGGCGCGAATTTGGACCATCAGCCGCTACAGCCGGGATCGAGCCTGTCGGGCCAATGACTTGCAGGCCAGTAAGGTGCGTATGCTGCCCTGCGTGGTGGACGGAGAGGTGTTTACACCAGGACCTAAGTCGGCAGAGTTGGTGGAGCGCTATGGCTTAGGCGCGGGGTCTGTGTTGATGACGGTGGCTCGCCTGTGGTCGGGAGACATTTACAAGGGCGTTGATGTTACGATTCGAGCCTTACCTGCGATCGCATCTGCCATTCCCGACGTCAAATATCTAGTCATCGGCCGCGGTGACGATCAACCCCGCCTGGCTCGGTTAGCCCAGGATTTGGGGGTGGCCGATCGGGTCGTCTTTGCCGGGTTTGTGCCCACGGCAGATTTAGCCGATCACTACCGCCTGGCAGATGCCTACATCATGCCTTCCCAGGAGGGATTTGGCATTGTCTATTTAGAAGCCATGGCCTGTGGCGTGCCAGTACTCGCCGGCGATGACGATGGTTCTGCCGATCCCCTGCAGGACGGTCGCTTGGGTTGGCAGGTCCCCCATCGTGATCCAGAGGCAGTGGCGGCTGCCTGCATTGAAATCCTCAAGGGTAACGATCGCCGTTGCCAAGGAGAGTGGCTGCGGCAAGAGGTATTGGCTCACTTCAGCGCCGAGGCCTTGACACGCCGTCTGACAGAGTTGCTGACGGATCTCCCTACCTAA
- a CDS encoding GDP-mannose 4,6-dehydratase: MTSTALITGITGQDGYYLSRLLLDKGYRVVGLVPPDRQESVTKLDDLADRVDIYSVDLTDSQALRLAVEQLLPTEVYNLAAPSFVPDSWADPLGTLDLITGTATRLLDAIRAVKLRTRFYQASSSEIFGDVQSAPQSEQTPFRPKNPYGAAKLHAHWTMVHHREHYGLYACSGILYNHESPRRPPQFVTRKISLAAASIKLGLTDRLVMGNLDAKRDWGFAGDYVQAMWQMLQMKAPDDYVIGTGCLHTVRDLVAAAFAAVDLDWTGYVEVDPTLIRADEHFQLVANPTKAKQKLQWTPQVSFEELIEHMVRQDLERLQAGTVAPLGGHSS, encoded by the coding sequence ATGACTAGTACGGCACTAATTACGGGAATCACTGGGCAGGATGGTTACTACCTGAGCCGTCTATTGCTTGACAAGGGCTATCGGGTGGTCGGGCTGGTGCCGCCAGATCGTCAAGAAAGTGTCACCAAACTGGATGATTTGGCGGATCGGGTAGATATTTACTCCGTTGATCTGACCGATAGTCAGGCCCTGCGGCTGGCTGTCGAACAACTCTTGCCCACAGAAGTCTATAACTTAGCGGCTCCTAGCTTCGTTCCTGATTCTTGGGCAGATCCCCTGGGAACCCTCGACTTGATTACGGGGACAGCCACTCGCTTATTGGATGCGATTCGCGCGGTCAAGTTGCGGACCCGCTTCTATCAGGCCAGTAGTTCTGAGATTTTCGGTGATGTGCAATCGGCCCCCCAGTCTGAGCAAACTCCGTTCCGGCCCAAAAATCCCTATGGCGCTGCTAAATTGCATGCCCATTGGACGATGGTGCATCATCGAGAACATTATGGTCTCTATGCCTGCAGTGGTATTCTCTACAACCATGAATCACCACGGCGCCCCCCCCAATTTGTCACCCGCAAGATTTCTCTGGCTGCGGCCTCGATCAAGCTAGGCCTGACAGACCGCTTGGTGATGGGTAATCTGGATGCGAAGCGCGACTGGGGATTTGCGGGAGATTATGTGCAGGCCATGTGGCAAATGTTGCAGATGAAAGCTCCTGATGATTACGTGATCGGTACAGGATGCTTGCATACCGTGCGGGATTTAGTGGCGGCAGCCTTTGCCGCAGTTGACTTGGATTGGACTGGCTATGTTGAAGTGGATCCAACCCTGATTCGGGCGGACGAGCACTTTCAACTGGTGGCGAATCCTACTAAGGCTAAGCAAAAACTGCAGTGGACGCCGCAGGTGAGTTTTGAGGAACTAATAGAGCACATGGTGCGACAAGATCTAGAGCGCCTGCAGGCGGGAACAGTGGCGCCACTGGGAGGTCACTCGTCTTAA
- a CDS encoding ATP-binding protein gives MVKQEHLVVASRLDVVSQVQHWFQETCQSLDADLYWIKDHIDRLNLALTEGFTNAVRHAHAELPPETSIDIDLALSSQQVEIRIWDYGQPFNPDQLQEPKPGTLLNSGYGWFLLRRLADRVTYQRVTGERNCLSIIKYGR, from the coding sequence ATGGTAAAGCAAGAGCATCTGGTGGTGGCAAGTCGGTTGGATGTGGTATCTCAGGTCCAACATTGGTTTCAGGAAACCTGCCAGTCCCTTGATGCAGATCTCTATTGGATTAAAGATCACATCGATCGATTGAATTTAGCCCTGACCGAGGGGTTTACCAATGCCGTTCGCCATGCCCATGCTGAACTTCCCCCTGAGACCTCTATTGACATCGATCTGGCCCTCTCTAGTCAGCAAGTAGAAATTCGCATTTGGGACTACGGTCAGCCCTTTAATCCAGACCAACTGCAAGAACCCAAGCCCGGTACTCTCTTGAATAGTGGTTATGGTTGGTTTCTGTTACGGCGGCTGGCGGATCGGGTAACCTATCAGCGAGTGACTGGGGAGCGCAACTGTTTATCGATTATCAAATACGGGCGCTGA
- the petD gene encoding cytochrome b6-f complex subunit IV, protein MATLKKPDLSDPKLREKLKQGMGHNYYGEPAWPNDLLYTFPIVILGTIACVVALAVLDPAMVGEPANPFATPLEILPEWYLYPTFQILRVVPNKVLGVTMMASIPLGLMLVPFLENVNKFQNPFRRPVATTVFLFGTLVTLWLGIGATFPIRESLTLGLF, encoded by the coding sequence ATGGCCACACTGAAGAAGCCGGATCTTAGCGATCCTAAGTTGAGGGAAAAGCTGAAGCAGGGAATGGGGCACAACTACTACGGTGAGCCCGCTTGGCCCAATGACTTGCTATATACATTTCCCATTGTTATCCTAGGCACCATTGCCTGCGTCGTTGCCCTAGCTGTCTTAGACCCTGCCATGGTCGGTGAGCCAGCTAATCCCTTTGCAACGCCACTAGAGATTCTGCCCGAATGGTATCTCTATCCAACCTTTCAAATCCTGCGGGTGGTTCCCAACAAGGTGCTAGGAGTTACCATGATGGCATCTATTCCGCTCGGCTTGATGTTGGTGCCTTTCCTGGAGAATGTCAACAAGTTTCAGAATCCATTCCGTCGTCCTGTGGCAACGACAGTATTCTTGTTTGGCACTCTGGTGACCCTCTGGTTAGGTATCGGTGCCACATTCCCCATCCGAGAGTCCTTGACCTTGGGGCTGTTTTAA
- the petB gene encoding cytochrome b6 — MFTKQVTDSKAYQWFNERLEIQALADDITSKYVPPHVNIFYCLGGITLTCFLIQFATGFAMTFYYKPTVTEAFTSIQYIMTDVNFGWLIRSIHRWSASMMVLMMILHVFRIYLTGGFKKPRELTWITGVILAVITVSFGVTGYSLPWDQVGYWAVNIVSGVPGAIPVVGGAIVELMRGGEAVGQGTLTRFYSLHTFVLPWLIAVFMLLHFLMIRKQGISGPL, encoded by the coding sequence ATGTTTACTAAGCAAGTCACGGATTCCAAGGCGTATCAGTGGTTCAACGAGCGCCTCGAGATTCAAGCCCTGGCTGACGACATCACCAGCAAGTACGTTCCTCCCCATGTCAATATCTTCTACTGCCTGGGGGGCATTACCCTAACCTGCTTCCTGATCCAGTTTGCGACTGGATTCGCTATGACCTTCTACTATAAGCCGACGGTCACCGAAGCCTTTACGTCAATTCAATACATAATGACCGACGTCAACTTCGGTTGGCTGATTCGCTCCATCCATCGCTGGTCCGCCAGCATGATGGTGTTGATGATGATCCTGCATGTGTTTCGGATCTATCTCACTGGCGGATTCAAAAAGCCCCGGGAGTTAACTTGGATCACCGGGGTGATTTTGGCCGTGATTACCGTATCCTTCGGAGTAACCGGCTATTCGCTACCCTGGGACCAAGTGGGCTACTGGGCGGTTAATATTGTCTCTGGCGTTCCCGGCGCTATTCCGGTAGTCGGTGGTGCCATCGTTGAGTTGATGCGTGGCGGCGAGGCTGTTGGGCAAGGAACCCTAACTCGGTTCTACAGCTTGCATACCTTCGTGCTTCCCTGGCTAATCGCCGTGTTCATGTTGTTGCATTTCCTCATGATTCGCAAGCAAGGGATTTCTGGTCCGTTGTAA
- the ctpA gene encoding carboxyl-terminal processing protease CtpA: MKKRLVRVVGALLLSGLVWLGLGGAPTWALSEPQQLVAEAWRIVNRVYLDDTFNQQNWWFVRQRWLKRPLPDQDAAYAAVKEMLSSLEDPYTRLLQPEQYQSLQTTTSGELMGVGLQITKDEDGQTLRVIAPIEGSPAASAGIQPKDRVLAIDGASTATLTLDEAAGRMRGPVGTSVTLTVQRNHEEPMELTLNRDRITLNPVYADLRTGANGKRIGYLRLSQFNANATSELAAAIDRLEQQQAEAYVLDLRNNPGGLLQAGIEVARLWLDEGTIVYTVTRQGVFDSYEANGTAHTQDPLVVLVNQGTASASEILAGALQDNGRARLVGDVTFGKGLIQSLFDLPGEAGLAVTVAKYETPNHHDIHRLGITPDKVVEAVPTPRTQFGSDQDQQYQAAVEMLTAPAVIAGAQ; encoded by the coding sequence ATGAAGAAGCGACTAGTTAGGGTTGTCGGCGCGCTACTGTTGTCGGGTTTGGTCTGGCTAGGGCTGGGCGGGGCCCCAACTTGGGCTCTGAGTGAGCCCCAGCAGTTGGTCGCAGAAGCCTGGCGCATTGTCAATCGCGTCTACTTAGACGATACGTTCAATCAGCAAAATTGGTGGTTTGTTCGCCAGCGTTGGCTAAAGCGGCCGCTACCGGATCAGGACGCTGCCTATGCCGCGGTTAAGGAGATGCTGAGCAGTCTGGAGGATCCTTACACCCGGCTGCTGCAGCCAGAGCAGTATCAGAGCCTACAAACCACGACTTCTGGGGAGTTGATGGGGGTGGGCTTACAGATTACGAAGGATGAAGATGGCCAGACGCTGCGGGTCATTGCTCCCATTGAAGGGTCTCCAGCTGCCAGTGCCGGCATTCAACCCAAAGATCGGGTGTTGGCCATTGATGGGGCCTCAACCGCTACCCTGACGCTGGATGAGGCGGCGGGGCGTATGCGGGGACCTGTGGGCACGTCAGTGACCCTGACCGTGCAACGGAACCATGAGGAACCGATGGAGTTGACCCTGAATCGCGATCGCATCACCTTGAATCCGGTCTATGCCGATCTGCGCACAGGGGCCAACGGTAAGCGGATTGGCTATCTGCGTCTGAGCCAGTTCAATGCCAATGCCACCTCGGAATTAGCGGCTGCCATTGACCGCTTAGAGCAGCAACAGGCTGAAGCCTATGTGCTCGATTTGCGTAATAATCCGGGCGGGTTACTGCAAGCTGGGATCGAAGTGGCCCGATTGTGGTTAGATGAAGGCACCATCGTCTATACGGTGACCCGTCAGGGAGTCTTTGATAGCTATGAGGCCAACGGCACCGCTCACACCCAGGATCCACTGGTGGTGTTGGTGAATCAAGGGACTGCCAGTGCCAGTGAGATTCTGGCCGGCGCTCTGCAGGACAATGGTCGGGCCCGGTTGGTGGGTGATGTCACCTTTGGCAAGGGGCTGATTCAATCTCTGTTTGATTTGCCGGGAGAGGCTGGCTTAGCGGTGACCGTGGCTAAGTATGAGACCCCTAACCACCACGATATTCATCGCCTTGGCATCACTCCCGATAAGGTGGTCGAGGCTGTTCCCACGCCAAGAACGCAGTTTGGCTCAGATCAGGATCAGCAGTATCAGGCGGCGGTGGAGATGCTAACCGCCCCAGCGGTGATTGCCGGTGCCCAGTAA
- a CDS encoding HD domain-containing protein has translation MPSKPYRTYHDPLHGAITLDGQEPTEALLIRLIDTSPFQRLRRIRQLGPASLTFHGAESSRFTHSLGVMFITRRVFDRLAQEHPILRSHRTAVLCAALLHDIGHGPFSHTAENIFGCHHEQWTRRILQQAPEVRSQLQQVSPDLIAAIDQIYTHQHPVPLVWQIVSSQLDCDRLDYLLRDSYFTGARYGHLDLDRILMALEMDTLTQQLVVARKGLAAIEHYLVVRYFMYAQVYNHPKNLTAAWVLEQALQRARELLYHGALDADATVQAWLTQPNHQLALDTYLSGDDIVFLYHLHRWQHHSDPLLSDLCRRFLDRDLLKALEVTPLPDNQHTALLQMLQHQMQQQGWEAARYSGLRRIWSRGYTLYQHGILVRTGNGLQDINQLSPVVQTLTQAHARLWLLYPRAWEQSAHHLYHQLQQRSH, from the coding sequence GTGCCCAGTAAACCCTACCGTACCTATCATGACCCCCTGCATGGGGCGATTACACTGGATGGTCAGGAGCCTACAGAGGCCCTACTGATTCGCCTCATCGATACGTCTCCCTTTCAGCGGTTGCGCCGCATTCGGCAGTTGGGACCAGCCAGTTTGACCTTCCATGGGGCCGAAAGTTCTCGATTCACCCATTCTCTGGGGGTGATGTTCATTACCCGGCGGGTGTTTGATCGCCTGGCCCAGGAGCACCCGATTTTGCGATCGCATCGCACCGCGGTGCTCTGTGCTGCCCTATTGCACGATATTGGCCATGGCCCCTTTAGCCATACCGCCGAAAACATCTTCGGCTGCCATCACGAGCAATGGACCCGCCGGATTTTACAGCAAGCCCCGGAGGTGCGATCGCAACTGCAGCAAGTCTCTCCCGATTTAATTGCAGCCATCGACCAGATTTACACTCACCAGCATCCGGTGCCCTTGGTCTGGCAGATAGTCTCTAGCCAGCTCGACTGCGACCGACTCGACTATCTGCTGCGGGATAGCTACTTCACCGGCGCTCGCTATGGTCACCTCGATCTCGATCGGATTTTGATGGCCCTGGAGATGGACACTCTCACCCAGCAACTCGTCGTGGCCCGCAAGGGATTAGCGGCCATCGAGCACTATCTAGTAGTGCGCTACTTCATGTATGCCCAGGTCTATAACCATCCCAAGAACCTTACCGCCGCCTGGGTGTTAGAACAAGCCTTGCAACGGGCCCGGGAACTCCTATACCACGGTGCCTTAGACGCCGATGCCACCGTTCAAGCCTGGTTGACACAGCCCAACCACCAGCTCGCCCTCGACACTTACCTCAGCGGCGATGACATTGTCTTTCTCTATCACCTACACCGCTGGCAACACCACAGTGACCCATTGTTGTCAGACCTATGTCGCCGGTTTCTGGATCGTGATTTGCTGAAAGCACTGGAAGTAACCCCCCTGCCAGACAACCAGCACACCGCATTACTGCAAATGCTACAACACCAAATGCAGCAGCAAGGATGGGAAGCAGCCCGCTATAGTGGCCTGCGCCGTATCTGGAGCCGGGGCTATACCCTCTATCAGCACGGCATCCTAGTGCGCACCGGCAATGGCCTGCAAGACATCAACCAACTCTCGCCAGTTGTGCAGACGCTGACCCAGGCCCATGCCCGTCTATGGCTATTGTACCCCCGCGCCTGGGAGCAGTCTGCCCATCACCTCTATCATCAGCTACAGCAGCGGAGCCACTAG